gtttcctctgtgtactccgGGTTTCCtacggtttcctcccagagttcaaagacatgcagattaaattaaatggtGGTCCTAAATTGAccatatagtgtgtgaatgtgtgagagagtgtgtgtttgtgtgtgcgccctgtgatggatttgcaccctgtctTCTGGGATAAGCTCCGGGCCTCCTGTGactctgaatacagaataaagtggtatagaacatgagtgagtgagtgttataACAAAAGACtagatttttgttctttaataaagATGTGCATATTTATAACTATATGCATGTTTAGATAGACAGTCTGGTTTCcataaattacttttttccgtaaatataaaaagtcctatttactgtatatacagtatatatatgttttaccttagaaacgaaaaaaacaatactgttctaCGTCAGAATGTCTGTACTTTATTGTTTGGTATGAATTTCCGTGTAATCTCTCAGATTAGACTGTAAAACTGTAGTATTATCAGTGCATTGATCTTTTCTAGCAGTTAGTTAGAGCTCATATCTGCGTTATTTCAGAGGGCCGAGCTGACAAACCCACGGCCGTTGATCACGCTGTCAGTGGCTCTTCTCGCGCCTTATTGGTGGAAACCAGGTGGATGGGGCGTGGCCATCGCTAGAATGAATCCGATTGGTTCCCCCTCAGCGCGAGACCCTGTACCGCAGGAGAAATGGAGATCAGGTTTGATGATTCTGTGAATCCTAGCGCGGTTTAAGATCCGCGGTACGGGGTTTATATCTTTTTGGATTTGTGTTCAGacccccatcacacacacacacacacacacacgcagcccCGAGTTGCTTTTAAACGGCGACGGATTTCGACGAGTGACGCAATCGATTCGGGCCGCCACCATAGGACCGCGCGCGAGCTCGTTGCTGCAAGCATCGATCAGGAGGATGGCCGGCGCGAGCGCGAGCGGTGGCTGTCAGAAAATTCGCGGCGCGCAGCTGCACGAGCTGCTCGAGTCCAAACAGAGCGTGCTGTTCGACTGCGACGGCGTGATCTGGAACGGAGAGACGGCGGTGCCGGGAGCCCCCGAGGTGGTGCGCGCGCTCAAGCGGCGCGGCAAGCAGGTGTTCTTCGTCACCAACAACTGCACCAGGCCGAGGCAGAGCTACGTGCAGAAGTTCGAGCGGCTCGGCTTCGGCGACGTGCGCGAGCAGGAGATCTTCAGCTCGGCGTACTGCTCGGCTGCCTACCTGCGCGACGTCGCCGACTTTAGCGGCAAGGTGTTCGCCATCGGCTGCCCCGGCGTGCACACCGAGCTGCGGGACGCCGGGCTCACCGTggtcgaggaggaggaggacgaacCGGACGTCAGCATTTCCAACTGCGCGCTGGACTCGGATGTCCGCGCCGTGCTCGTGGGCTACGACGAGAAATTCACATTCATGAAGCTGG
The sequence above is drawn from the Clarias gariepinus isolate MV-2021 ecotype Netherlands chromosome 17, CGAR_prim_01v2, whole genome shotgun sequence genome and encodes:
- the pdxp gene encoding pyridoxal phosphate phosphatase, whose amino-acid sequence is MAGASASGGCQKIRGAQLHELLESKQSVLFDCDGVIWNGETAVPGAPEVVRALKRRGKQVFFVTNNCTRPRQSYVQKFERLGFGDVREQEIFSSAYCSAAYLRDVADFSGKVFAIGCPGVHTELRDAGLTVVEEEEDEPDVSISNCALDSDVRAVLVGYDEKFTFMKLAKACCYLQDSECLFLATDPDPWHPLRGGRITPGSGSLTAALETASSRKATVIGKPSRFMYEYITSQFDLDPESSLMVGDRLETDIVFGVNCGLSTVLTLTGVSTFEQAQVYKDSDDPKKKDFVPDYVVESIADFLEALEE